One window of Microtus pennsylvanicus isolate mMicPen1 chromosome X, mMicPen1.hap1, whole genome shotgun sequence genomic DNA carries:
- the Eif1ax gene encoding eukaryotic translation initiation factor 1A, X-chromosomal: MPKNKGKGGKNRRRGKNENESEKRELVFKEDGQEYAQVIKMLGNGRLEAMCFDGVKRLCHIRGKLRKKVWINTSDIILVGLRDYQDNKADVILKYNADEARSLKAYGELPEHAKINETDTFGPGDDDEIQFDDIGDDDEDIDDI, translated from the exons ATGCCCAAGAATAAAG GAAAAGGAGGTAAAAACAGACGTAGAGGAAAGAATGAGAATGAATCTGAAAAGCGAGAGCTGGTGTTCAAAGAGGATGGGCAAG AATATGCTCAGGTAATCAAAATGTTGGGAAATGGACGATTAGAAGCAATGTGTTTCGATGGTGTGAAGAGACTATGCCATATCAGAGGGAAATTGAGAAAAAAG GTTTGGATAAATACCTCAGACATCATATTGGTGGGCCTCCGAGATTACCAG gataACAAAGCcgatgtcattttaaaatacaacGCAGATGAAGCTAGAAGTCTCAAGGCATATGGCGAGCTTCCAGAGCATG CTAAAATCAATGAAACTGATACATTTGGTCCTGGAGATGATGATGAAATTCAGTTTGATGACATTGGGGATGATGATGAAGACATCGATGAT atcTAA